The Leclercia sp. S52 genome has a segment encoding these proteins:
- the mgrB gene encoding PhoP/PhoQ regulator MgrB: MKKIRWVILVLVLVACVLLWTQTINVMCDQDVQFFSGICSINKFIPW; encoded by the coding sequence GTGAAAAAAATACGCTGGGTAATTCTGGTGCTGGTACTGGTGGCCTGTGTGTTGCTCTGGACGCAGACCATCAATGTGATGTGCGACCAGGATGTACAGTTTTTTAGCGGTATTTGTTCTATCAATAAGTTTATCCCCTGGTAA
- a CDS encoding YebO family protein, with product MGELVNSGMLNVASLAISVVLLVVGLVLWFFVNRASSRTNEQIELLETLVDLQKRQNALLRRLCEANEPEEKEVPKAAEETANSQDDDFIRLVAER from the coding sequence ATGGGTGAGTTAGTGAATTCCGGGATGCTTAATGTGGCATCTCTGGCGATTTCGGTGGTATTGCTGGTCGTGGGTCTGGTGCTGTGGTTTTTCGTCAACCGCGCAAGCTCCCGTACTAATGAGCAAATCGAACTGCTGGAAACCTTAGTCGATTTGCAGAAACGTCAGAACGCGCTGCTGCGCCGCCTGTGCGAAGCCAATGAACCGGAAGAGAAAGAAGTACCAAAAGCGGCAGAAGAGACGGCTAACAGCCAGGACGATGACTTTATTCGTCTGGTAGCCGAACGCTAA
- a CDS encoding GAF domain-containing protein: protein MNKTEFYADLNRDFQALMAGETSFLATLANTSALLFERLSDVNWAGFYLLEGETLVLGPFQGKLACVRIPVGRGVCGTAVAQDQVQRVDDVHAFDGHIACDSASNAEIVLPLKVNNQIIGVLDIDSTVFNRFTHEDEQGLRELAANLENVLAATDYHKFFASVAG from the coding sequence ATGAACAAAACAGAATTCTACGCGGATTTGAACCGTGACTTTCAGGCATTGATGGCAGGTGAAACCAGTTTTTTAGCCACGCTGGCCAATACCAGCGCGTTACTTTTCGAACGTCTGTCTGATGTGAACTGGGCCGGTTTCTATCTGCTGGAAGGCGAGACGCTGGTGCTGGGGCCCTTCCAGGGCAAACTGGCCTGCGTACGTATTCCGGTCGGGCGCGGCGTGTGTGGTACCGCGGTAGCGCAAGACCAGGTGCAGCGTGTTGACGACGTCCACGCGTTCGACGGGCATATCGCCTGCGACAGCGCCAGCAATGCTGAAATCGTACTTCCTCTGAAAGTGAATAATCAGATTATTGGTGTACTGGATATCGATAGCACGGTCTTTAATCGCTTTACCCACGAGGATGAGCAGGGGCTGCGCGAGCTGGCGGCGAACCTTGAAAACGTCCTCGCCGCGACCGATTATCATAAATTCTTTGCGAGCGTCGCAGGATAA
- a CDS encoding YobH family protein: MRFFIRTLIVIALVWTGLLLAGYGVLTGSKENAAGLGIQCQYLTARGFSTAQYIHSDSGIIGLSRCPLLRKSETVIDNG; the protein is encoded by the coding sequence ATGCGCTTTTTTATTCGCACACTGATTGTTATAGCCCTGGTCTGGACCGGCCTACTGCTCGCTGGCTACGGCGTGCTGACGGGCAGCAAAGAGAATGCTGCCGGGCTGGGTATCCAGTGCCAGTACCTCACCGCGCGCGGCTTCAGCACCGCGCAGTATATTCATTCTGACAGCGGCATTATCGGCCTCTCACGCTGCCCGCTGCTGCGAAAGAGCGAGACGGTGATCGATAACGGCTGA
- the proQ gene encoding RNA chaperone ProQ: protein MENQPKLNSSKEVIAFLAERFPQCFSAEGEARPLKIGIFQDLVERVEGEMNLSKTQLRSALRLYTSSWRYLYGIKAGATRVDLDGNPCGVLDEQHVEHARKQLEEAKARVQAQRAEQQAKKREAAAANGQEEAPRRERKPRPAPRRKENTERKPRAEQPAAKAPRAPREEPRHTPVSDITALSVGQSLKVKAGNNAMDATVLEITKDGVRVQLTSGLSMIVRAEHLLF from the coding sequence ATGGAAAATCAACCTAAGTTGAATAGCAGTAAAGAAGTTATCGCGTTTTTGGCCGAACGTTTTCCTCAATGTTTTAGTGCCGAAGGCGAAGCTCGTCCCCTGAAAATTGGTATTTTTCAGGATCTGGTAGAGCGTGTTGAAGGTGAGATGAACCTCAGCAAAACCCAACTCCGCTCCGCCTTACGTCTTTATACTTCGAGCTGGCGTTACCTGTATGGTATCAAAGCGGGCGCGACGCGTGTCGATCTCGACGGCAACCCATGCGGTGTGCTGGATGAGCAACACGTAGAGCACGCCCGTAAGCAGCTCGAAGAAGCCAAAGCGCGAGTTCAGGCTCAGCGTGCTGAACAGCAGGCGAAGAAACGCGAAGCGGCCGCGGCCAATGGCCAGGAAGAAGCGCCTCGCCGTGAACGCAAGCCACGTCCTGCACCGCGTCGCAAAGAGAACACCGAGCGTAAGCCACGTGCTGAGCAACCGGCGGCAAAAGCCCCGCGTGCGCCTCGTGAAGAGCCGCGCCACACCCCGGTTTCTGACATTACCGCCCTGAGCGTCGGTCAGTCTCTGAAGGTGAAAGCGGGCAACAACGCTATGGATGCCACCGTACTGGAAATCACCAAAGATGGCGTTCGTGTACAGCTGACTTCTGGTCTGTCAATGATTGTACGCGCAGAACACTTGTTGTTCTAA
- the prc gene encoding carboxy terminal-processing peptidase: MNTFFKLTALAGLFAITGHAFAVDEITRVDQIPVLKEETQHATVSERVTSRFTRSHYRQFDLDKAFSTKIFDRYLNLLDYSHNVLLASDVEQFAKKQSEVGDELRSGKLDLFYDLYNLSQKRRFERYQYALKVLERPMDFTGNDTFNLDRSKSPWPKDEAELNALWDSKVKYDELSLKLTGKDEKEIRETLTRRYKFAIRRLAQTNSEDVFSLAMTAFAHEIDPHTNYLSPRNTEQFNTEMSLSLEGIGAVLQMDDDYTVINSMVAGGPAAKSKAISVGDRIVGVGQVGQNMVDVIGWRLDDVVALIKGPKGSKVRLEILPAGKGTKTRIVTLTRERIRLEDRAVKMSVKTVGKDKVGVLDIPGFYVGLTDDVKVQLQKLEKQNVKSVIIDLRTNGGGALTEAVSLSGLFIPSGPVVQVRDNNGKVREDADTDGVVYYKGPLVVLVDRFSASASEIFAAAMQDYSRALIVGEPTFGKGTVQQYRSLNRIYDQMLRPEWPALGSVQYTIQKFYRVNGGSTQRKGVTPDIIMPTGTEETETGEKFEDNALPWDSVNAATYVKSGDMTQFGPALLKQHDDRIAKDPEFQYIVKDIARFNALKAKRNIVSLNYAQRLKENEEDDATRLARINDRFKREGKPLLKKLDDLPKDYQEPDPYLDETVKIAIDLAQLEKDHPAGDPKPAK, encoded by the coding sequence ATGAACACATTTTTTAAGCTCACCGCGCTGGCTGGCCTGTTTGCGATAACAGGCCACGCTTTCGCTGTGGACGAGATTACGCGTGTCGATCAAATTCCGGTACTGAAGGAAGAGACCCAGCACGCAACGGTCAGTGAGCGCGTCACCTCGCGCTTCACCCGTTCGCACTATCGTCAGTTCGACCTCGATAAGGCCTTTTCGACAAAAATTTTCGACCGCTATCTGAACCTGCTGGACTACAGTCACAACGTCCTGCTGGCCAGCGATGTCGAACAGTTTGCCAAAAAGCAGTCTGAAGTGGGCGACGAGTTACGCAGCGGCAAGCTGGACCTGTTCTACGACCTGTATAACCTGTCGCAGAAACGCCGTTTCGAGCGCTATCAGTATGCGCTTAAGGTGCTTGAACGTCCGATGGACTTCACGGGTAACGACACCTTTAATCTTGACCGCAGTAAGTCGCCGTGGCCGAAAGATGAAGCCGAGCTGAATGCGCTGTGGGACAGCAAAGTGAAGTACGATGAGCTGAGCCTCAAACTCACCGGTAAAGATGAGAAAGAGATCCGCGAAACGCTGACCCGCCGCTACAAATTTGCCATTCGTCGCCTGGCGCAGACCAACAGTGAAGATGTGTTCTCGCTGGCGATGACCGCCTTCGCGCACGAAATCGATCCGCACACCAACTATCTCTCTCCGCGCAACACCGAGCAGTTCAACACCGAAATGAGCCTCTCTCTTGAGGGGATTGGTGCGGTGCTGCAGATGGACGACGATTACACCGTCATCAACTCCATGGTTGCCGGTGGCCCGGCTGCCAAGAGCAAAGCGATTAGCGTAGGCGATCGCATTGTGGGGGTTGGCCAGGTTGGTCAGAACATGGTCGATGTTATCGGCTGGCGTCTGGATGATGTGGTTGCCCTGATTAAAGGGCCGAAAGGCAGCAAGGTCCGTCTGGAAATTCTGCCTGCCGGTAAAGGCACCAAGACCCGAATCGTTACCCTGACCCGTGAGCGTATCCGTCTGGAAGATCGCGCGGTGAAAATGTCGGTGAAAACCGTGGGTAAAGACAAGGTCGGCGTGCTGGATATTCCTGGTTTCTACGTAGGCCTGACGGACGACGTCAAGGTTCAGCTGCAGAAGCTTGAAAAACAAAACGTTAAGAGCGTGATTATCGATCTGCGTACCAACGGCGGCGGCGCCCTAACCGAAGCGGTTTCGCTTTCGGGTCTGTTTATCCCGTCCGGTCCGGTGGTACAGGTACGCGACAACAACGGTAAAGTGCGTGAAGATGCCGATACCGATGGCGTTGTTTACTATAAAGGCCCGCTGGTGGTGCTGGTCGATCGCTTCAGTGCTTCGGCATCGGAGATCTTTGCCGCCGCAATGCAGGATTACAGCCGCGCATTGATCGTTGGCGAACCGACCTTCGGGAAAGGCACGGTGCAGCAGTACCGTTCCCTGAACCGCATTTACGATCAGATGCTGCGACCGGAATGGCCAGCGCTGGGCTCGGTACAGTACACCATTCAGAAGTTCTATCGCGTGAATGGCGGCAGTACCCAGCGTAAAGGCGTGACCCCGGATATCATCATGCCGACAGGCACTGAAGAGACGGAAACCGGCGAGAAGTTCGAAGATAATGCGTTGCCGTGGGATAGCGTTAATGCTGCCACCTACGTGAAGTCGGGCGATATGACTCAGTTTGGTCCGGCGCTGTTGAAGCAGCACGACGATCGCATCGCCAAAGATCCTGAGTTCCAGTACATCGTGAAGGATATTGCCCGTTTCAATGCCCTGAAAGCGAAACGCAATATCGTTTCTCTGAACTACGCTCAGCGTCTGAAAGAGAACGAAGAGGATGATGCAACACGTCTGGCGCGTATCAACGACCGCTTTAAACGTGAAGGTAAGCCGCTTCTCAAAAAACTGGACGACCTGCCGAAGGATTACCAGGAGCCCGATCCGTATCTTGATGAGACGGTGAAGATCGCCATTGACCTGGCGCAACTGGAAAAAGACCATCCTGCCGGCGACCCCAAACCAGCGAAATAA
- the htpX gene encoding protease HtpX has protein sequence MMRIALFLLTNLAVMVVFGLVLSLTGIQSSSVQGLLIMALLFGFGGSFVSLLMSKWMALKSVGGEVIEQPRNDMEQWLMSTVANQARQAGIAMPQVAIYHAPDINAFATGARRDASLVAVSTGLLQNMSRDEAEAVIAHEISHIANGDMVTMTLVQGVVNTFVIFISRIIAQIAAGFMGGDREEGEASNGNPLIYFAVSMVLELVFGILASIITMWFSRHREFHADAGSAKLVGREKMIAALQRLKTSYEPQEASSMMAFCINGKSKSLSELFMSHPPLDKRIEALRSGEYLK, from the coding sequence ATGATGCGAATCGCGCTCTTCCTGCTCACCAACCTTGCGGTCATGGTGGTCTTCGGGCTGGTACTTAGCCTGACAGGAATTCAGTCGAGCAGCGTTCAGGGCTTGTTAATCATGGCGCTGCTGTTTGGTTTCGGTGGCTCCTTTGTCTCGCTGCTGATGTCCAAGTGGATGGCGCTCAAGTCCGTGGGCGGCGAGGTTATTGAGCAACCGCGTAACGATATGGAACAGTGGCTGATGTCCACCGTTGCCAACCAGGCCCGCCAGGCGGGTATTGCGATGCCGCAGGTGGCGATCTATCACGCGCCCGATATCAACGCCTTCGCCACCGGTGCGCGTCGTGACGCGTCTCTGGTTGCGGTCAGTACCGGCCTGTTGCAGAACATGAGCCGTGACGAAGCCGAGGCGGTTATCGCTCATGAGATCAGTCACATTGCCAACGGCGATATGGTGACCATGACCCTGGTTCAGGGCGTAGTGAACACCTTCGTTATCTTTATCTCGCGTATTATCGCGCAGATTGCCGCCGGCTTTATGGGTGGCGATCGTGAGGAAGGCGAAGCCAGCAACGGCAACCCGCTGATCTACTTTGCGGTCTCTATGGTGCTGGAACTGGTGTTTGGTATTCTGGCGAGCATTATCACCATGTGGTTCTCCCGTCACCGTGAGTTCCATGCGGATGCCGGCTCAGCCAAACTGGTGGGCCGCGAGAAGATGATTGCCGCGCTGCAGCGTCTGAAAACCAGCTACGAGCCGCAGGAAGCCTCCAGCATGATGGCGTTCTGCATTAACGGTAAATCGAAATCGCTGAGCGAACTGTTCATGTCCCACCCACCGCTGGACAAGCGTATCGAAGCGCTGCGTAGCGGCGAGTACCTGAAATAA
- the yebS gene encoding membrane integrity lipid transport subunit YebS, translating to MALKTPKITPAKKITVHAVGDALPRAHYQRCPQCDTLFTLPKMKSYQSAFCPRCNAKIRDGRDWSLTRLAAMAVTMMLLMPFAWSEPLLSLHLLGVRIDANLLQGIWQMTRQGDPLTASMVLFCTVGAPVVLVAAIAYLWFGNILGMNLRPVLLMLERLKEWVMLDIYLVGIVVASIKVQDYAWLQPGSGLFAFIALVILSILTLIHLNVEQLWERFYPQRPATRYNTDLRVCLGCHYTGLPDARGRCPRCHIPLRLRRHNSLQKCWAALIASLILLLPANLLPISVIYVNGARQEDTIMSGIISLAQSNIAVAAVVFIASILVPFTKVVVMFTLLVSIHFKCEQGLRTRILLLRFVTWIGRWSMLDLFVISLMMSLINRDQLLAFTMGPAALYFGTAVILTILAVEWLDSRLLWDAHESGNASFAD from the coding sequence ATGGCCCTTAAAACACCGAAAATAACACCGGCGAAAAAGATTACTGTGCATGCGGTCGGCGATGCGCTGCCCCGTGCACATTATCAGCGTTGCCCACAATGCGATACGCTTTTTACGTTGCCAAAGATGAAATCATACCAAAGTGCTTTCTGCCCGCGCTGCAACGCAAAAATCCGCGATGGACGCGACTGGTCCCTGACGCGACTGGCCGCGATGGCCGTCACCATGATGCTGCTGATGCCCTTTGCCTGGAGCGAACCGCTGCTCAGTTTGCACCTGTTAGGCGTACGCATCGACGCCAACCTGCTGCAGGGGATCTGGCAGATGACCCGCCAGGGCGATCCCCTCACCGCCTCGATGGTGTTGTTCTGTACCGTTGGTGCCCCGGTGGTGCTGGTGGCCGCCATCGCCTATCTGTGGTTTGGCAATATTCTGGGAATGAACCTGCGCCCGGTGCTGCTGATGCTGGAGAGGCTCAAGGAGTGGGTGATGCTGGATATCTACCTGGTGGGGATCGTTGTGGCCTCGATCAAGGTGCAGGATTACGCCTGGCTGCAGCCCGGCAGTGGCCTGTTCGCCTTTATCGCGCTGGTGATCCTGAGCATTCTCACTCTAATCCACCTGAACGTAGAGCAGCTCTGGGAGCGGTTTTATCCCCAGCGCCCTGCCACCCGCTACAATACCGATCTGCGGGTCTGTCTGGGCTGTCACTATACTGGGCTGCCCGACGCGCGCGGCCGCTGTCCACGATGCCATATTCCGCTGCGCCTGCGCCGCCACAACAGCCTGCAAAAATGCTGGGCGGCGCTGATCGCCTCGCTGATATTGCTGTTACCGGCCAACCTGTTGCCCATCTCGGTGATTTACGTCAACGGCGCGCGCCAGGAAGATACCATTATGTCGGGCATTATCTCGCTGGCGCAGAGCAACATCGCCGTCGCGGCCGTGGTGTTTATCGCCAGTATTCTGGTGCCCTTTACCAAAGTTGTCGTGATGTTTACTCTGCTCGTCAGTATTCATTTCAAATGTGAACAGGGGCTGAGAACCCGCATACTGCTGTTGCGTTTCGTTACCTGGATTGGCCGCTGGTCAATGCTGGATCTGTTTGTTATTTCGTTGATGATGTCGCTGATCAATCGCGATCAGCTCCTTGCTTTTACTATGGGACCCGCGGCGCTCTATTTCGGCACTGCGGTGATATTGACTATTCTTGCAGTGGAATGGCTGGATAGCCGCTTACTTTGGGATGCACATGAGTCAGGAAACGCCAGCTTCGCCGACTGA
- the kdgR gene encoding DNA-binding transcriptional regulator KdgR, translating into MAIADLDKQPDSVSSVLKVFGILQALGEEREIGITELSQRVMMSKSTVYRFLQTMKSLGYVAQEGESEKYSLTLKLFELGARALQNVDLIRSADIQMRELSRLTKETVHLGALDEDSIVYIHKIDSMYNLRMYSRIGRRNPLYSTAIGKVLLAWRDREEVKQILENVEYKRSTERTITTTEELLAVLDKVREQGYGEDNQEQEEGLRCIGVPVFDRFGVVIAGLSISFPTLRFSEEHLHEYVEMLHTAARKISEQMGYNDYPF; encoded by the coding sequence ATGGCAATCGCGGATTTGGATAAACAGCCAGATTCTGTTTCTTCTGTATTAAAGGTGTTTGGCATCCTGCAGGCGCTTGGCGAAGAGCGCGAAATTGGTATTACTGAGCTGTCCCAGCGTGTGATGATGTCAAAAAGCACCGTTTACCGCTTTTTACAGACCATGAAATCACTGGGTTATGTTGCACAGGAAGGCGAGTCTGAAAAGTACTCTCTGACCCTGAAGTTATTTGAACTGGGCGCACGCGCGCTGCAGAACGTCGATCTGATCCGTAGCGCGGATATTCAGATGCGTGAACTCTCTCGTCTGACGAAAGAGACGGTGCACCTGGGTGCGCTGGATGAAGACAGCATTGTCTACATTCATAAGATCGACTCTATGTACAACCTGCGCATGTATTCACGCATTGGCCGTCGTAACCCGCTGTACAGTACCGCTATCGGTAAAGTCCTGCTGGCATGGCGCGACCGTGAAGAAGTGAAGCAGATCCTCGAGAACGTCGAGTACAAACGCAGCACAGAACGCACCATCACCACCACCGAGGAGCTGTTAGCGGTGCTGGATAAAGTGCGTGAGCAGGGTTATGGCGAAGATAACCAGGAGCAGGAAGAAGGCTTGCGCTGCATCGGCGTACCGGTTTTCGACCGTTTCGGCGTGGTGATTGCCGGCCTGAGTATCTCCTTCCCGACGTTGCGTTTCTCTGAGGAACATCTGCACGAATACGTGGAGATGCTGCACACGGCGGCGCGGAAGATTTCTGAGCAGATGGGTTACAACGACTATCCGTTCTGA
- a CDS encoding MFS transporter produces MTKTPTDGLPLPQRYGAIATIIIGISMAVLDGAIANVALPTIASDLHASPASSIWIVNAYQIAIVISLLSFSFLGDMFGYRRVYQCGLAVFTLTSLFCALSDTLHTLTLARIAQGFGGAALMSVNTALIRLIYPQRHLGRGMGINSFIVAVSSAAGPTIAAAILSVASWQWLFLINVPLGIVALLFALRYLPANGPKSSMPKFDLPSAVMNALTFGLLITALSGFAQGQSLTLIAGEVVALLAIGFFFVRRQLSLPVPLLPVDLLRIPLFSLSICTSICSFCAQMLALVSLPFFLQSVIGRSEVETGLLLTPWPLATMVMAPLAGYLIERVHAGLLGALGMVIMAAGLFALALLPAAPHDLDIIWRMVLCGAGFGLFQSPNNHTIITAAPRHRSGGASGMLGTARLLGQSTGAALVALMFNLAGQSGTHLALLTAGTLATVAAIISGLRITQPRSQA; encoded by the coding sequence ATGACAAAAACTCCCACAGATGGCCTGCCGTTACCGCAGCGCTATGGTGCGATTGCGACCATTATCATTGGTATTTCCATGGCGGTGCTGGATGGTGCCATCGCTAACGTCGCCCTGCCGACTATCGCCAGCGACCTGCATGCCTCGCCGGCCAGTTCGATCTGGATCGTCAACGCCTATCAGATAGCGATTGTTATCTCGCTGCTTTCGTTCTCTTTCCTGGGGGACATGTTTGGCTACCGCCGGGTGTATCAGTGCGGACTGGCGGTCTTTACCCTGACCTCCCTGTTCTGCGCCCTTTCGGACACCCTGCACACCCTGACGCTGGCGCGCATCGCTCAGGGGTTTGGCGGCGCGGCGCTGATGAGCGTCAATACCGCATTGATACGTCTTATCTATCCGCAGCGGCATCTGGGTCGGGGAATGGGTATTAACTCCTTTATTGTCGCCGTCTCCTCGGCGGCGGGGCCGACGATTGCCGCGGCGATCCTCTCGGTGGCCTCCTGGCAGTGGCTGTTCCTGATCAACGTCCCGCTGGGGATCGTGGCGCTGCTGTTCGCTCTGCGCTATTTGCCCGCCAACGGCCCGAAAAGCAGCATGCCTAAATTCGATCTGCCGAGCGCGGTGATGAACGCCCTCACCTTTGGCCTGCTGATCACCGCCCTGAGCGGTTTCGCTCAGGGACAGTCGCTGACGTTGATTGCCGGCGAGGTCGTGGCGCTGCTAGCGATCGGCTTCTTCTTCGTGCGTCGTCAGCTGTCGCTGCCGGTGCCGTTACTGCCGGTGGATCTGCTGCGTATTCCGCTCTTCTCCCTCTCCATCTGCACCTCAATATGCTCCTTCTGCGCGCAGATGCTGGCCCTGGTCTCCCTGCCTTTCTTCCTGCAGAGCGTGATTGGCCGTTCAGAGGTGGAAACGGGTCTGCTGTTAACGCCCTGGCCGCTGGCGACTATGGTGATGGCACCGCTGGCAGGTTATCTGATTGAGCGGGTGCATGCGGGATTACTGGGGGCGCTGGGGATGGTGATAATGGCTGCCGGTCTTTTTGCCCTCGCCCTGCTGCCCGCGGCACCGCACGATCTGGATATTATCTGGCGGATGGTGCTGTGCGGGGCGGGCTTTGGTCTGTTCCAGTCGCCGAATAACCATACCATCATCACCGCCGCCCCACGCCATCGCAGCGGCGGTGCCAGCGGCATGCTGGGCACCGCCCGGCTGCTGGGGCAAAGTACCGGCGCGGCGCTGGTGGCCTTAATGTTTAACCTGGCCGGGCAAAGCGGCACGCATCTGGCGCTGCTGACCGCCGGCACGCTGGCGACCGTCGCGGCCATCATCAGCGGGCTACGGATAACGCAGCCACGTTCGCAGGCATAA